Proteins found in one Paenibacillus borealis genomic segment:
- a CDS encoding cupin domain-containing protein has product MNQVYARTVVQFDDVPVVLARGGQMRVLANPATVGASQLIMGHVILRAGEEIKEHLHDYGEETVFVVRGQGTAFIEDIPHSLQEHCLFIARKGERHRVVNEGPGEMELVFATAPLAPSAEKGHRDV; this is encoded by the coding sequence ATGAATCAGGTGTACGCAAGGACAGTGGTTCAATTTGACGATGTGCCGGTGGTTCTTGCCAGGGGAGGACAGATGCGCGTGCTGGCAAATCCGGCAACGGTTGGAGCCTCGCAGCTGATTATGGGTCATGTGATCCTCCGCGCCGGGGAAGAGATCAAGGAGCATCTCCATGATTACGGTGAAGAGACCGTATTTGTGGTCCGGGGACAAGGAACGGCGTTCATTGAAGATATCCCGCATTCCCTTCAGGAGCATTGCCTGTTCATTGCGAGGAAGGGTGAGCGGCACCGTGTGGTAAATGAGGGGCCGGGCGAAATGGAGCTGGTCTTTGCCACGGCACCGCTGGCCCCGAGTGCAGAGAAGGGTCACAGAGATGTATAG
- a CDS encoding amidohydrolase family protein → MKSNLVIVDTHAHFAVKENKSLELSLAGAGTVPDYKKQKGFDDLQYLKKMVGATQEGFVDDNNLLEDYLSCMAENQIAMSWVHQLSFEDVYGYEVLSNEKIAEAVRAHPDKLRGFASVNPYKGKEALAELDYAINTLGMQGFKLNPNDYGGFGLNDRELLYPLYERCSELGIPVSVHTGITPGSIFRMKHNYPILLDDVAVDFPGLTLIVEHMGHPWNDLCYYMVGRHENMYVTITAVANILIHNNPKVFRMELAKMISVCGSHKILWGSDWTVTPNIAEVLNYMQKVAIPLPMKLMMGVKEIKKEDVQNILGLNALRIMK, encoded by the coding sequence GTGAAAAGCAATCTTGTTATTGTAGACACTCATGCCCATTTTGCCGTCAAGGAGAATAAAAGTCTGGAGCTCAGTCTGGCTGGCGCCGGAACCGTCCCCGATTACAAGAAGCAAAAAGGATTCGATGATTTGCAATATTTGAAGAAGATGGTTGGTGCTACTCAAGAAGGATTCGTGGATGACAACAATCTGCTCGAGGATTACCTCTCCTGTATGGCCGAGAATCAAATTGCCATGAGCTGGGTCCATCAGCTCAGCTTTGAGGATGTATACGGCTATGAGGTGCTGTCCAATGAAAAAATCGCCGAGGCGGTACGGGCACACCCTGACAAGCTGCGCGGATTCGCGAGTGTCAACCCCTATAAGGGGAAGGAAGCGCTGGCGGAGCTGGATTACGCGATTAACACGCTTGGAATGCAGGGCTTTAAGCTGAATCCTAATGATTATGGCGGCTTCGGCCTGAATGACCGGGAATTGCTCTATCCGCTGTATGAACGGTGCAGCGAGCTGGGAATTCCGGTAAGCGTGCATACCGGAATTACGCCAGGCAGTATTTTTCGGATGAAGCATAACTATCCGATTCTGCTGGATGACGTTGCTGTTGATTTTCCGGGGCTGACCTTGATTGTGGAGCATATGGGACATCCATGGAATGACCTGTGCTATTACATGGTGGGCAGGCACGAGAATATGTATGTGACCATTACGGCGGTAGCCAATATCCTCATTCATAACAATCCCAAGGTGTTCCGGATGGAGCTGGCCAAGATGATCTCGGTCTGCGGCAGCCACAAGATTCTCTGGGGCTCGGATTGGACGGTTACGCCGAACATCGCCGAAGTGCTGAATTACATGCAGAAGGTGGCTATTCCCCTGCCCATGAAGCTGATGATGGGCGTGAAGGAAATCAAGAAGGAGGATGTCCAGAACATCCTGGGGCTGAACGCGCTGAGAATAATGAAGTAG
- the acpS gene encoding holo-ACP synthase → MIRGIGMDIISISFVEQMMAKCGELFMQQYFSKEERELFTCKKRHAADFLAGRFAAKEALLKAIGTGMNCELGWNEMEFLNHASGQPYLVRSRGLETYVQQQETVHVSISHHGDYAAAFIIIESSQ, encoded by the coding sequence ATGATCAGAGGGATCGGCATGGATATCATCAGCATTAGCTTTGTGGAGCAGATGATGGCTAAATGCGGTGAACTCTTTATGCAGCAATATTTTTCGAAGGAAGAGAGAGAATTGTTCACTTGTAAAAAAAGACATGCCGCAGACTTCCTTGCGGGCAGATTTGCCGCCAAAGAAGCGCTGCTGAAGGCCATCGGAACCGGAATGAACTGTGAGCTGGGCTGGAATGAAATGGAGTTTCTCAACCATGCCAGCGGCCAGCCCTATCTGGTCCGCAGCAGAGGCCTGGAGACTTACGTACAGCAGCAGGAGACGGTTCACGTAAGCATTAGTCATCACGGTGATTATGCTGCTGCATTCATCATTATTGAGAGCAGTCAATGA
- a CDS encoding MFS transporter encodes MSNNKIFTLLAINILLVFSIMVSIFPIAPLISSDLGMTSGEIGTIAGIASLVMTFLSIPSGVFADRYGRKKIIVTSIALSAVAVFMVAAAQGVLMFTAGWLLFGFARGFVSTPIFAVVTDVCKPEERGRAMGIVSGAIGAGSVLGYVVSGLLSNYFGWHVSFAVLGSLLVLSALVTSALLKETGVKNSSKSIGKAFKNSFKWLGIREILLAGIVGTLCFMVGVFTTFLVPFAAKEQDISLVLLSFLFIPYEAVASFGAVFIGWISDKVGRHAPLIWAQSICLGALLLLYALDFNPWLLTFGYALIGLTEGPIITLVNTIITDKVVKINPMEMGTALGTFRTLQGVGIALGSTLGGFFYSRIGTHPSYLVAAGMMVLTILISLGLGKKEESGVSEYKSAG; translated from the coding sequence ATGAGCAACAACAAAATTTTCACACTCTTAGCCATCAATATTTTACTCGTCTTTTCGATTATGGTCAGTATCTTCCCGATCGCACCCCTGATCAGCAGCGATCTTGGGATGACCTCCGGTGAAATCGGAACCATAGCGGGCATTGCCTCGCTGGTCATGACTTTCCTGTCGATTCCATCCGGCGTCTTTGCCGACCGGTACGGGCGGAAGAAGATTATCGTCACCTCGATCGCACTTTCGGCAGTAGCCGTATTCATGGTGGCCGCTGCTCAAGGCGTGCTGATGTTTACAGCCGGCTGGCTGCTGTTCGGCTTTGCCAGAGGTTTCGTATCCACACCGATCTTTGCGGTGGTGACGGATGTGTGCAAGCCCGAAGAGCGGGGCCGGGCAATGGGCATTGTGTCCGGGGCGATCGGTGCCGGATCGGTGCTGGGATATGTCGTCAGCGGTCTGCTCAGCAATTACTTCGGCTGGCATGTATCCTTCGCGGTGCTGGGTTCACTCCTGGTTCTGTCCGCACTGGTTACCTCTGCGCTGCTGAAGGAGACCGGGGTCAAGAATTCAAGCAAGAGCATCGGGAAAGCCTTCAAAAATTCGTTCAAATGGCTGGGCATCCGTGAAATCCTGCTGGCGGGGATTGTGGGAACCCTGTGCTTCATGGTGGGTGTCTTTACGACCTTCCTGGTGCCGTTCGCGGCCAAAGAGCAGGATATTTCCCTGGTGCTGCTCAGCTTTCTCTTCATTCCGTATGAAGCGGTGGCTTCGTTCGGGGCGGTATTCATTGGCTGGATCTCGGATAAGGTGGGCAGACATGCGCCTCTGATCTGGGCCCAGTCGATCTGTCTGGGAGCGCTCTTGCTGCTGTATGCGCTGGACTTCAACCCCTGGCTGCTGACGTTCGGTTATGCGCTGATCGGACTTACAGAAGGGCCTATTATTACGCTGGTTAACACGATAATTACGGATAAGGTCGTCAAGATCAATCCGATGGAAATGGGGACGGCCTTAGGAACCTTCCGGACCCTGCAGGGGGTCGGGATTGCGCTGGGATCAACGCTTGGCGGATTCTTCTACAGCAGGATCGGAACGCATCCCAGCTATCTGGTGGCAGCCGGAATGATGGTGCTTACGATTCTGATCTCGCTTGGTCTGGGCAAAAAGGAAGAATCGGGTGTATCTGAATATAAATCAGCCGGATAA